One bacterium genomic window carries:
- a CDS encoding polyprenyl synthetase family protein translates to MSDRLFTAIEERVARVQEYVLSPRYVNLFSPEDIREAVTCYFESGGKRLRPAVMLFCCGAVGGDEEKAISAAAAVEIFHTWTLVHDDIIDRDPTRRGAPTVHERFAKKASTIARFGNNGDSAHYGISIAVLTGDVQHGWGISLMTELTRKFGIAAEVTLTLINELDTRVLCTLVEGEVLDVQYSKEPIGNLTSEQIEDMLWKKTGALYEFAGASGAAIGLNTPDLKHPLVRTLEQFTSACGAAFQLQDDILGIIGDEKLLGKPVGADIREGKRTVIARESWMRASQSQRELIDETLGNAHATHDQIREVTKLFVELGGIEETARRARAHVERGMKYLNPLPPTKYRDWLADWAHLMIERKF, encoded by the coding sequence GTGTCGGACAGGTTATTTACGGCTATTGAGGAGCGGGTGGCGAGGGTTCAGGAATATGTGCTGTCGCCGAGATATGTGAATTTGTTCTCCCCGGAGGATATCCGGGAGGCGGTGACGTGCTATTTTGAGTCGGGGGGTAAGCGGCTGCGTCCGGCGGTGATGCTGTTCTGCTGCGGCGCTGTGGGCGGCGACGAGGAAAAGGCGATAAGTGCGGCAGCGGCGGTGGAGATTTTCCATACGTGGACGCTGGTGCATGACGATATCATAGACCGCGATCCGACCCGGCGCGGTGCACCGACGGTGCACGAGCGGTTTGCCAAAAAAGCCTCGACCATCGCGCGATTTGGCAATAACGGGGACTCGGCGCACTACGGGATATCCATCGCGGTCCTAACGGGGGATGTGCAGCACGGCTGGGGAATCAGTTTGATGACGGAGCTGACACGCAAGTTTGGCATCGCGGCCGAGGTGACGCTGACGCTGATTAACGAGTTGGATACGCGTGTGCTGTGCACGTTAGTTGAGGGGGAAGTGCTGGACGTGCAGTATTCGAAGGAGCCAATCGGCAATCTGACGAGCGAGCAGATTGAAGACATGCTCTGGAAAAAGACGGGTGCGCTGTACGAATTTGCAGGCGCATCAGGAGCAGCGATCGGACTAAATACTCCGGATTTGAAGCATCCGTTGGTACGGACTCTGGAGCAGTTTACGAGCGCGTGCGGCGCGGCGTTTCAATTGCAGGACGACATTCTGGGAATCATCGGTGACGAGAAGCTGCTCGGAAAGCCCGTGGGTGCGGATATTCGCGAAGGCAAGCGCACGGTGATTGCGCGGGAGTCGTGGATGCGGGCAAGCCAGAGTCAGCGCGAGTTGATTGACGAGACGCTGGGGAATGCTCACGCGACGCATGATCAGATTCGCGAGGTGACGAAGCTGTTCGTCGAGCTTGGGGGAATTGAAGAAACGGCACGACGTGCACGGGCACACGTGGAGCGAGGCATGAAGTATCTTAATCCACTTCCGCCGACGAAGTACCGTGACTGGCTGGCAGACTGGGCACATTTGATGATTGAGCGGAAGTTCTGA